From Musa acuminata AAA Group cultivar baxijiao chromosome BXJ3-8, Cavendish_Baxijiao_AAA, whole genome shotgun sequence, one genomic window encodes:
- the LOC135645927 gene encoding ubiquitin carboxyl-terminal hydrolase 2-like, with amino-acid sequence MGKKMKTKARNPRKVHPRAPSGSAQPIVGTTDPKENSEYENVRHEQCGHYGKGSAEVNQILSEILSSKVAVACEHCREEPAAKRGGGKKGKHQKKREGAVKNSEIGPESHLIWVCLDCNRYFCGGAVSDSVPYGHARRHSKQERHACVVRLDNPTIGWCFSCSLAVCVELPHVVVDAGEVKLEDGRVEGGGIEPPTPEGSKGYKIRGLSNLGNTCFFNSVMQNLLSIDMLRHYMVNLDRPIGPLTMALKKLFDETRGGTDSKSVLSPKNLFGCISSKAPQFRGYQQQDSHELLRCLLDGLYVEERSSDKTQDSWNDQNMATSNLGSTVVDNIFGGQLSSTICCAECGHTSIVHEPFLDLSLPVPSKRITSKKAPPPPPKRSKPPLKERDKSRRFREKGSARGSVVMEQYRPEERVTSSVECSESSGNASKPEENADLILNDSDKSNHLSAAPGTEQNIASEAEDSSWMDYLAEPTMTPDALDLGSQTCGNSVLHFSESGQIFQSENNIPVESEVDNSPKELMVSSDSCGENPSRNDISSSCAYDSGVILLPYDVLDRTTNAMTGVTSQNPDNMSSSDNLMKEPSVQAASIVDSEQAEVDFDGFGDLFNEPEVTSELNRDIGMAEEMAVTLWANNSSESNQEEVDDSNAQVSIESCLVLFTSVELLSDEDAWYCEHCSEVLSNEMTTDRTSKSQTLATLGQSDIMKPCVDDAQGTSENVSSNLHVDCLNSTDSKELGTRETESTLADIELHPQRPDTDLKSLDIVGETEKMRCKNGEIIEIVTGSNIMMPGSILCDQISKPIVVLEDQELVDSGFDNQTTSGKEDVPTSGQALGNTLTSSPGNTGASLSNSCRNDNLDVNHVPKKGSNYLSQTHPGRDRRVKKEEPTKRKVKRDATKRILINRTPPILTIHLKRFSQDGRGRLTKLRGHVFFQEMLDLRPYLDSRCKEEEKCTYRLLGVVEHSGSVSGGHYIAYVRGERNSSKAHQDKILPSWFYASDAHVREASLSEVLKCEAYILFYEKM; translated from the coding sequence ATGGGGAAGAAGATGAAGACCAAGGCGCGGAACCCTCGCAAGGTGCATCCGCGGGCTCCGTCCGGATCTGCCCAACCCATCGTTGGGACGACCGATCCGAAGGAGAACAGTGAGTATGAAAATGTGAGGCATGAGCAGTGCGGTCATTACGGTAAGGGTAGTGCCGAGGTGAATCAGATTCTTTCGGAAATTTTGTCATCGAAGGTTGCAGTGGCTTGTGAGCACTGCAGGGAAGAGCCTGCTGCTAAGAGAGGCGGGGGTAAAAAGGGTAAACATCAGAAAAAGAGAGAAGGGGCGGTGAAGAACTCGGAGATAGGACCGGAGTCGCACTTAATTTGGGTCTGTTTGGATTGCAATCGCTATTTCTGTGGGGGAGCAGTGAGCGATTCGGTGCCCTATGGCCATGCCCGTCGGCACTCGAAGCAGGAGCGCCATGCTTGCGTGGTGCGATTGGACAATCCTACGATCGGATGGTGCTTCTCGTGCAGTTTGGCAGTCTGTGTTGAGCTGCCACATGTTGTGGTTGATGCAGGAGAGGTTAAATTAGAAGATGGAAGGGTTGAAGGTGGTGGGATCGAGCCTCCAACACCAGAGGGCAGCAAGGGGTATAAGATCAGAGGGTTATCCAATCTTGGGAACACATGTTTCTTCAATTCGGTGATGCAGAACCTTCTTTCCATAGATATGTTGCGGCATTACATGGTGAACTTGGATAGGCCTATAGGGCCACTTACTATGGCATTGAAAAAACTGTTTGATGAAACCAGAGGTGGGACAGATTCGAAAAGTGTGTTAAGTCCAAAGAATCTTTTTGGATGCATTAGTTCAAAGGCCCCGCAATTCAGGGGGTACCAGCAGCAGGACAGTCATGAATTGCTACGTTGCTTGCTTGATGGGTTGTATGTAGAAGAGAGAAGTTCAGACAAAACACAAGATTCTTGGAATGATCAAAATATGGCTACTTCAAATTTGGGGAGCACCGTGGTGGATAACATCTTTGGTGGCCAGCTATCAAGTACTATCTGTTGTGCTGAATGTGGGCATACTTCCATAGTCCATGAACCATTTCTGGATCTATCATTGCCAGTGCCTTCAAAGAGGATTACTTCTAAGAAGGCTCCACCACCTCCACCTAAAAGGAGTAAGCCACCTTTGAAAGAAAGGGATAAATCTCGGAGGTTCCGAGAAAAAGGTAGTGCAAGAGGATCTGTGGTCATGGAACAATATCGACCGGAAGAAAGAGTTACTTCATCAGTGGAGTGTAGTGAGTCATCCGGTAATGCATCCAAACCAGAAGAAAATGCTGATTTGATATTAAATGACTCAGATAAAAGTAACCATCTCAGTGCTGCACCAGGAACAGAACAAAATATTGCTTCGGAGGCAGAGGATTCCTCATGGATGGATTATCTTGCAGAGCCCACTATGACACCGGATGCTCTAGATTTGGGTTCCCAAACTTGTGGGAACTCTGTTTTGCATTTTTCTGAGAGTGGTCAGATATTCCAGAGTGAAAATAATATTCCAGTGGAGTCAGAGGTTGACAATTCTCCCAAGGAGCTGATGGTGTCTTCAGATTCTTGTGGGGAAAACCCAAGCAGAAATGATATCTCTTCTTCATGTGCATATGATTCTGGGGTTATTTTACTTCCTTATGATGTGCTGGATCGTACCACAAATGCTATGACTGGTGTGACTTCTCAAAATCCTGATAACATGTCTTCATCTGATAATTTAATGAAGGAACCAAGTGTGCAGGCTGCATCTATTGTTGATTCTGAACAAGCAGAAGTTGACTTTGATGGATTTGGTGACTTATTTAATGAGCCAGAGGTTACTTCTGAACTCAACAGAGATATTGGCATGGCTGAAGAGATGGCTGTGACACTTTGGGCTAATAACAGCAGTGAGTCTAATCAGGAGGAGGTGGACGATAGTAATGCTCAAGTATCAATTGAAAGTTGCCTGGTGTTATTTACCAGTGTAGAGCTTTTGTCTGATGAGGATGCTTGGTACTGTGAGCACTGTTCTGAGGTGTTGTCCAATGAGATGACTACTGATAGAACTAGCAAGAGCCAGACTTTAGCAACACTTGGTCAGTCCGACATAATGAAACCTTGTGTtgatgatgctcaaggcacaAGTGAAAATGTGTCTTCCAATTTGCATGTGGATTGCCTGAATTCAACTGATTCCAAAGAATTAGGCACCAGGGAAACAGAATCCACCCTTGCTGACATTGAGTTACATCCACAAAGGCCTGATACTGACCTGAAATCACTTGATATTGTTGGTGAAACAGAAAAAATGAGATGTAAAAATGGAGAAATCATAGAAATCGTTACTGGGAGTAACATAATGATGCCAGGCTCCATATTGTGTGATCAAATAAGCAAACCAATTGTTGTTCTAGAGGATCAGGAATTGGTAGATTCTGGGTTTGATAATCAAACCACAAGTGGTAAGGAAGATGTTCCAACTAGTGGACAAGCTCTAGGTAATACTTTGACTAGTTCCCCAGGTAATACTGGAGCAAGCTTGTCGAATTCCTGCAGAAATGACAACCTTGATGTTAATCATGTACCCAAAAAAGGTTCAAATTATTTGAGTCAAACTCATCCAGGCAGAGATAGAAGGGTCAAAAAAGAGGAGCCTACAAAGAGGAAAGTGAAGAGGGATGCAACTAAAAGGATTCTGATTAACAGAACACCACCTATTTTAACTATACATTTGAAGAGATTTAGTCAAGATGGACGTGGCCGGTTAACTAAGTTGAGGGGCCATGTATTCTTCCAGGAGATGCTTGACTTGAGGCCATATCTGGATTCGAG